The Pseudomonadota bacterium genome segment GGCGCTGCGAGGCTGCGCGGCATCGCCAGACGCGCATAGCCACCGCCGGCCCGCAGCAGCGCCAGCGCGGCGAAGCAGGGTGCGCCGTAGTAGCCGGCGGCGCCCGCGATGAAGAGCACGTCGCCGAAGCTGCCCTTATGCCCGTCGGGACGACGGCGAGGCAGGGGCGGCGGCTCGTTCAGCGCCAGTCGCAGCGCGTGATCGGAGAGCAGCGCAGGCGCGATCGAGATCGGCGCGACGTAGAGCTTCCCGCCGTACTCGCTGCCGGGAAAGAGCAGGTTGCCGCGCTTCGGCAGACCGAAGCTGACGGTATGGCAAGCTCGCACGGCCGCGCCGCAAACCACCCCGCTGTCGCCGTCGATTCCGGAGGGGATGTCGAGCGCGAGGACCGGGCGACCGGCAGCGTTGATCGCCTCGATCGCCGCGCGATAGAGCCCCTCTACTGGGCGCGCCAGCCCGGTCCCGAGCAGCGCGTCGACGACCACCTCGCAGTCGGCCAGGGCGCTGACGAGCTCGGCGGGCGCCGCGATCATCGCCGGCTCGAGCCCGCTCCGCCGCGCGCGCTCGAGCTGCGCCGCAGCCTCGTTGCTGAAGCGGGTTGGATCGCCAAGCAGCAACACCCGTACCGCGGCGCCGCCGGCATGGAGCTGGCGCGCCACGACCAAGCCGTCGCCCCCGTTATGCCCGACGCCGCAGAGCACGAGATAGCGTCGACCTCGCACGCCCAGCCGTCGCCGCGCGAGGTGATAAGCCGCCAGGCCCGCGTTCTCCATCAGCAGCGCGACCGACAGGCCGAGCTCCTCGACCGCGCGCCGATCGAGTTCTCGCATCTCCGCGACGGAAACGACCTTGGTCCGCATCATCGGGCTGCCCTCATGCAGGTGAGCGTGCTCGCACGCCGGAGTGACCGACGCCTGGCAAGCCTGGGACGCCGCGCTCAGCGCCATCGATCGGGCACCACGCCC includes the following:
- a CDS encoding NAD(P)H-hydrate dehydratase, with translation MRTKVVSVAEMRELDRRAVEELGLSVALLMENAGLAAYHLARRRLGVRGRRYLVLCGVGHNGGDGLVVARQLHAGGAAVRVLLLGDPTRFSNEAAAQLERARRSGLEPAMIAAPAELVSALADCEVVVDALLGTGLARPVEGLYRAAIEAINAAGRPVLALDIPSGIDGDSGVVCGAAVRACHTVSFGLPKRGNLLFPGSEYGGKLYVAPISIAPALLSDHALRLALNEPPPLPRRRPDGHKGSFGDVLFIAGAAGYYGAPCFAALALLRAGGGYARLAMPRSLAAPLAALASEVVFVPQPETAEGALSEAGAEALLALAGKVDCVALGNGLSLAAETQELVRRLVPAIQTPLLLDGDGLTAIAAAPELLAQRRAPTVLTPHLGELARLLGQPVSVLAADVVGSAARAAAALGVIVVLKGARTVIAAPEGELTINCNGSSALATAGTGDVLVGTIAAMFGLGLPMLEAARAGVFIHGLAGERAAAERGADGVIARDVLEALPAAVRAYRADHAAVIAGGGGALELL